One window from the genome of Bacteroidia bacterium encodes:
- a CDS encoding glycosyltransferase family 4 protein: MSKPKVLVIAYYWPPAGGAGVQRWLKFVKYLQDFGWEPVVYTAENGEVPVIDPSLEKDVPPNITIIKQPILEPYSLYKRFVGQKKEEKINAGFLSESKKNPLLEKTSVFIRGNLFIPDARMLWIKPSIRFLTAYLKNNPVDVIVSTGPPHSMHLIALGLKKALGIPWLADFRDPWTNIDYYDQLMLTSWADKKHRALEKLVIQSCDELLVISEGMKREFLSLGAKNPIVITNGYDETDFPAGHSPSGKFSLSHIGAMNKDRNDKALWDALEELCAENSEFKADFILKLIGKNDIEVKQRLENSPIPVEYIAYLPHEEVVKFTMDSAVLLLPLNNTPNAKDILTGKLFEYLAASRPILCLGPVDGDCAAILNKTGNGKTVNFGDKNGIKSVIMEYYSKFKENSLHVKGQDVSDYSRRALTGKLAEVLNKVASR, from the coding sequence ATGTCTAAGCCAAAAGTTCTTGTTATCGCTTATTACTGGCCTCCAGCCGGTGGTGCAGGGGTGCAACGTTGGCTGAAGTTTGTGAAATACCTTCAGGATTTTGGTTGGGAACCGGTAGTGTATACTGCAGAAAATGGCGAAGTACCCGTTATTGATCCTTCCCTCGAAAAGGATGTCCCTCCGAATATCACCATTATCAAACAACCCATTCTGGAGCCTTATAGTTTATATAAACGATTCGTCGGGCAAAAAAAGGAAGAGAAAATCAATGCCGGTTTCTTGTCTGAAAGTAAAAAAAATCCATTGCTCGAAAAAACCAGCGTGTTTATTCGGGGCAATTTGTTTATTCCCGACGCCCGAATGCTCTGGATTAAACCTTCCATCCGCTTTTTAACAGCCTATCTGAAAAACAATCCGGTCGATGTTATTGTCTCCACCGGCCCACCTCATTCCATGCATTTAATTGCCCTCGGACTTAAAAAGGCCTTGGGAATTCCCTGGTTGGCTGATTTTCGCGACCCTTGGACCAATATTGATTACTACGATCAATTGATGCTTACTTCCTGGGCCGATAAAAAACACCGTGCCCTCGAGAAACTGGTTATTCAATCCTGCGACGAACTTCTGGTTATAAGCGAAGGTATGAAACGGGAGTTTTTAAGTTTGGGAGCAAAAAATCCCATCGTTATTACCAATGGATATGATGAAACCGATTTTCCTGCCGGCCACTCTCCATCCGGTAAGTTTAGTTTGAGTCATATTGGTGCCATGAATAAGGACCGAAACGACAAAGCTTTGTGGGATGCCCTGGAAGAACTTTGTGCCGAAAATTCAGAATTTAAAGCTGATTTTATTTTAAAACTAATTGGTAAAAACGATATTGAAGTGAAGCAAAGGTTAGAAAATAGCCCGATTCCGGTTGAATATATTGCCTATTTGCCTCACGAGGAAGTAGTGAAATTTACCATGGATTCGGCCGTTTTATTGCTTCCCTTGAACAATACTCCCAATGCCAAAGATATTTTAACCGGTAAGCTTTTTGAATACCTCGCTGCCTCCCGTCCAATTTTATGCTTAGGTCCGGTAGACGGTGATTGTGCCGCCATTTTGAATAAAACCGGAAATGGTAAAACAGTAAATTTCGGTGATAAAAATGGTATAAAATCGGTGATAATGGAGTATTATTCAAAATTCA